A genomic stretch from Nitrospirota bacterium includes:
- a CDS encoding ABC transporter permease — protein sequence MNIKRAFRVWQRHLTVYTKLYKSSFALNFIEPILYLAAMGLGLGAFVTEVKGMPYINFIAPGIIASSAMFAAIYECTYGTYVRMMFQKTFDAILATPVNIDDLTAGEMMWGATKSVFYGTTIIIVIALFGLVASPLVVLVIPLLFVSGIIFAEISLVFVAKVPGIDSFNYFYTLFMTPMFLFSGIFFPLDTMPPVVTQIAFFTPLYHLVNICRAFALGNPGAALWDVVWILAVAAIIAPYPFRLMRKRILK from the coding sequence ATGAACATCAAACGCGCCTTCCGGGTCTGGCAGCGGCATCTCACGGTCTATACCAAGCTCTACAAGTCGAGCTTCGCCCTGAATTTCATAGAGCCGATTCTCTACCTTGCGGCCATGGGGCTCGGGCTCGGCGCCTTCGTCACCGAGGTGAAGGGCATGCCGTACATCAATTTCATCGCACCCGGGATCATCGCCTCGTCGGCGATGTTCGCAGCGATCTACGAATGCACCTACGGCACCTACGTGCGCATGATGTTCCAGAAGACCTTCGATGCGATCCTCGCCACGCCGGTGAATATCGACGACCTCACTGCGGGCGAGATGATGTGGGGGGCGACGAAGAGCGTCTTCTACGGGACCACGATCATCATCGTGATCGCCCTTTTCGGGCTGGTAGCCTCTCCCCTCGTCGTGCTGGTCATACCGCTGCTCTTCGTCAGCGGCATCATCTTTGCCGAGATCTCCCTTGTTTTTGTGGCGAAGGTGCCGGGCATCGATTCGTTCAACTACTTTTACACGCTCTTCATGACGCCGATGTTCCTTTTCTCGGGCATATTCTTCCCGCTCGATACCATGCCCCCTGTCGTCACCCAGATCGCTTTCTTCACGCCGCTCTACCACCTGGTCAACATATGCCGTGCCTTTGCCCTGGGGAATCCCGGCGCGGCATTGTGGGATGTGGTATGGATACTCGCAGTGGCGGCGATCATCGCGCCTTATCCCTTCCGTCTCATGCGCAAGAGAATACTGAAATAA
- a CDS encoding sigma-54 dependent transcriptional regulator, with the protein MSERILIVEDEEALGASLKRVFTREGYAVDTAGSAEVALKLFDEGRYDLVITDIILPGINGIELLRKVRDRVPGQAVIVMTAYASLETAVEALRAGAYDYVVKPVIHEEIKQIVRNALNQNALQRQNVLLKREIEKEYDFSNIVGDSPAIRKVIDEVKKIANARSNVLLLGETGTGKELIARAIHFNSIRAGRPFVPINCSAIPENLLESELFGHVKGAFTGAVMFKKGLFEEADGGTVFLDEIGDLGIGLQAKLLRVLEDHQIRPVGGTQSVKIDLRFICATNRNLEQAVKEGRFREDLFYRINVITLRLPPLRERRDDIRLLVDYLTRKYSIELGKGAKEIDPQSMELLTGYQWPGNVRELQNIIERAILIAEDGAILPEHLPEGVRAGGSFTDEVLDGKLSIEDYTKAFIQKYQSAFTEQQLADMLGITRKSLWEKRKRWGLNKSS; encoded by the coding sequence ATGTCTGAAAGAATTCTTATCGTCGAAGATGAAGAGGCGCTCGGCGCCTCGTTGAAGAGGGTCTTTACCCGCGAGGGATACGCGGTCGACACCGCAGGCAGTGCGGAGGTCGCGCTCAAGCTGTTCGACGAGGGGCGCTACGACCTGGTCATCACCGATATCATTCTCCCCGGCATCAACGGTATAGAGCTCCTCAGGAAAGTGAGAGACAGGGTCCCGGGGCAGGCGGTCATCGTCATGACCGCCTATGCATCGCTCGAGACCGCTGTCGAAGCGCTCAGGGCGGGCGCCTACGACTACGTGGTCAAGCCGGTTATACACGAAGAGATAAAGCAGATCGTCCGCAACGCCCTCAACCAGAACGCCCTGCAGCGCCAGAACGTCCTGCTCAAGCGGGAGATCGAAAAAGAGTACGATTTCAGCAATATCGTCGGCGACAGCCCTGCCATAAGGAAGGTGATCGACGAGGTGAAGAAGATCGCCAACGCCCGGAGCAATGTCCTGCTTCTCGGCGAGACCGGGACCGGGAAGGAGCTGATCGCGCGGGCGATCCACTTCAACAGCATCAGGGCCGGCCGGCCCTTTGTCCCGATCAACTGCAGCGCCATCCCCGAAAACCTCCTCGAATCCGAGCTCTTCGGTCATGTGAAGGGCGCGTTCACCGGCGCGGTGATGTTCAAGAAAGGGCTCTTCGAAGAGGCCGATGGCGGCACCGTCTTCCTCGACGAGATCGGCGACCTCGGCATCGGGCTCCAGGCCAAGCTCCTCCGCGTGCTCGAGGATCACCAGATCAGGCCGGTCGGGGGAACACAGAGCGTGAAGATCGACCTCCGCTTCATCTGCGCCACCAACAGGAACCTCGAGCAGGCGGTGAAGGAGGGCCGGTTCAGGGAGGACCTCTTCTACCGCATCAATGTCATCACCCTCAGGCTCCCGCCCCTCAGGGAGCGGCGGGACGACATCAGGCTGCTCGTCGATTATCTCACCAGGAAATACTCCATTGAGCTGGGGAAAGGGGCGAAAGAGATCGATCCCCAGTCCATGGAGCTCCTGACCGGCTATCAATGGCCCGGCAATGTCCGCGAGCTCCAGAATATCATCGAGCGGGCGATCCTGATCGCCGAGGACGGCGCTATTCTCCCCGAACACCTCCCCGAGGGAGTACGCGCAGGCGGCTCCTTTACCGACGAGGTCCTCGACGGGAAGCTCTCGATCGAGGACTATACCAAGGCCTTCATCCAGAAGTACCAGTCTGCCTTTACCGAGCAGCAGCTCGCCGATATGCTCGGCATTACAAGGAAATCCCTCTGGGAGAAGCGGAAGCGCTGGGGCCTGAATAAAAGCTCGTAA
- the gyrA gene encoding DNA gyrase subunit A, which translates to MTPTKASISIEEEMKVSYLDYAMSVIIGRALPEVRDGLKPVQRRILYAMFREGLLPNKKYSKSAGVVGEVLKKYHPHGDSAVYDAMVRLAQDFNMRYMLVDGQGNFGSIDGDPAAAYRYTEARLAKIAEELLADIDKETVDFTPNFDETTEEPTVLPTRIPNLLINGSAGIAVGMATNIPPHNLGEVVDGLVMLLDNPEVTINELMTVIKGPDFPTGAIIHGTEGIVNAYTHGRGLIKVRAKARIDRDAKGHESIIITEVPYQVNKARLIEKIAELVREKKIEGVSDIRDESDRDGIRVVLEVKRGEVGQVILNNLYKHTAMESTFGVIMLALVGGQPHILNLKRMLSYFLQHRRDVILRRTRFELRKAEERAHILEGLKIALDHLDAIISLIRNSKTPEEAKNGLMATYPLSALQAQAILDMRLQRLTGLERDKIIKEYEETLKEIERLKAILGSEALVSKIIKKELTEVRDKYADERRTEIVAGTADLTIEDLISQEDMVITVSHNGYIKRNPLSLYRSQRRGGKGLTGMETREEDFVEQLFIGSTHDYMLFFSNRGRLYWQKIYQIPEAGRAAKGKAMVNLLPLSEGERITTALNVKDFKEGYLVMFTKAGIVKKTALEEYSNPRAKGIIAVTLDEGDELIAVKRTTGKNDIVIGTRSGLAARFNEEDVRSVGRTARGVIGIRLSKGDEVVSANVIEESTTLLTVTEKGLGKRTKIEEYPVHGRGGKGVISIKVVGRGGSAVGLIQVKDEDEVVLITNSGKLIRIMAHNISVLGRNTQGVKLMDLENGDRIVSIGRVVEDRVIEE; encoded by the coding sequence ATGACTCCCACGAAGGCATCGATCAGCATAGAAGAAGAGATGAAGGTGAGCTACCTCGATTACGCGATGAGCGTGATCATCGGCAGGGCGCTGCCCGAAGTGCGGGACGGGCTCAAGCCGGTGCAGCGGAGGATTCTCTACGCTATGTTCAGGGAAGGGCTCCTTCCCAATAAAAAGTATTCCAAGAGCGCCGGTGTGGTCGGCGAGGTGCTGAAGAAGTACCATCCCCATGGCGACTCGGCGGTCTATGACGCAATGGTGCGGCTGGCGCAGGACTTCAATATGCGCTACATGCTCGTCGACGGGCAGGGCAACTTCGGCTCGATCGACGGCGACCCTGCGGCAGCGTACCGGTATACCGAGGCGCGGCTCGCGAAGATCGCCGAGGAGCTGCTGGCCGATATCGACAAAGAGACGGTCGATTTCACCCCGAACTTCGACGAGACGACCGAGGAGCCGACGGTGCTCCCCACCAGGATCCCCAACCTCCTCATCAACGGCTCCGCCGGCATCGCGGTCGGCATGGCGACCAATATCCCGCCCCATAACCTGGGAGAAGTGGTGGACGGCCTCGTGATGCTCCTCGACAACCCCGAGGTGACGATCAACGAGCTGATGACGGTTATCAAAGGCCCCGACTTCCCCACGGGCGCGATCATCCACGGCACCGAGGGCATCGTCAACGCCTATACCCATGGCAGGGGGCTGATCAAGGTCAGGGCGAAGGCCCGCATCGACAGGGACGCGAAGGGGCACGAGAGCATCATCATCACCGAGGTCCCCTACCAGGTGAACAAGGCGCGGCTCATCGAGAAGATCGCCGAGCTGGTGCGCGAAAAGAAGATAGAGGGCGTATCCGATATCCGCGACGAGTCGGACCGGGACGGCATCAGGGTGGTGCTCGAGGTGAAGCGCGGCGAAGTCGGCCAGGTCATCCTGAACAATCTCTACAAGCACACCGCCATGGAATCCACCTTCGGCGTGATCATGCTCGCCCTGGTGGGAGGCCAGCCGCACATCCTCAATCTCAAGAGGATGCTGAGCTATTTCCTCCAGCACCGCCGGGATGTGATCCTGAGGCGGACGAGGTTCGAGCTGCGGAAGGCGGAAGAACGGGCCCATATCCTGGAAGGACTGAAGATCGCCCTCGACCACCTCGATGCGATCATTTCGCTCATCCGGAATTCGAAGACGCCCGAAGAGGCGAAGAACGGCCTGATGGCAACCTACCCGCTCTCCGCGCTCCAGGCCCAGGCGATCCTGGACATGAGACTCCAGAGGCTGACCGGCCTCGAGCGGGACAAGATCATCAAGGAGTACGAGGAGACGCTGAAAGAGATCGAGCGGTTGAAGGCGATCCTCGGCAGCGAGGCCCTCGTCTCGAAGATCATCAAGAAAGAGCTCACCGAGGTCAGAGACAAGTACGCCGACGAGCGGCGGACCGAGATCGTGGCCGGGACGGCTGACCTCACCATCGAGGACCTCATCAGCCAGGAGGATATGGTGATCACCGTATCGCACAACGGCTACATCAAGCGGAACCCGCTCTCGCTCTACCGGAGCCAGCGCCGCGGCGGCAAGGGACTGACCGGGATGGAGACGAGGGAAGAGGACTTCGTGGAGCAGCTCTTCATCGGCTCGACCCACGACTACATGCTCTTTTTCAGCAACAGGGGGCGCCTCTACTGGCAGAAGATATACCAGATCCCCGAGGCGGGCCGTGCGGCGAAGGGCAAGGCGATGGTCAATCTCCTGCCGCTCTCCGAAGGCGAGCGCATCACCACCGCCCTCAACGTGAAGGACTTCAAGGAGGGCTATCTCGTGATGTTCACCAAGGCGGGCATCGTGAAGAAGACCGCCCTCGAGGAGTACAGCAATCCCCGCGCCAAGGGCATCATCGCCGTGACCCTCGACGAAGGCGACGAGCTGATCGCGGTCAAGCGGACCACCGGCAAGAACGACATCGTCATCGGCACCCGGAGCGGCCTCGCCGCGCGGTTCAACGAGGAGGATGTCAGGTCGGTCGGCAGGACCGCCCGGGGCGTCATCGGCATACGGCTCTCGAAGGGCGACGAGGTGGTCTCGGCCAATGTCATCGAGGAGAGCACGACGCTCCTGACCGTTACCGAGAAGGGTCTCGGGAAGCGGACGAAGATCGAGGAGTACCCGGTCCACGGCCGCGGCGGCAAGGGCGTCATCTCGATCAAGGTGGTCGGCAGGGGCGGCAGCGCGGTCGGCCTCATTCAGGTGAAGGACGAGGACGAGGTGGTCCTGATCACGAACAGCGGAAAGCTGATACGGATCATGGCGCACAACATATCCGTCCTGGGCAGAAATACCCAGGGAGTGAAGCTCATGGACCTCGAAAACGGCGACCGGATCGTCAGCATCGGCAGGGTCGTCGAGGACAGGGTTATCGAAGAGTGA
- a CDS encoding ABC transporter ATP-binding protein produces the protein MDIVTARSLVKEYGSFRAVDGIDFSIVKGECFGFLGPNGAGKTTVMRIIHCFLPPTSGEVRVFGREVTEEPSAIKACIGVMPQDNNLDPDLTVFENLIVYARYFDIPKRDSVPLAGELLDFVELREKAKAKIESLSGGMKHRLLLARALINTPELLILDEPTTGLDPHSRHAVWNKLNQLKEKGTTLILTTHYMEEAEQICDRVAIMDLGKIVTIDSPARLMETHGGNLEDVYLKLTGKRLATDIYRGAS, from the coding sequence ATGGACATAGTTACTGCGCGCAGCCTCGTGAAGGAGTACGGCTCCTTCCGGGCAGTCGATGGTATAGATTTTTCGATCGTGAAGGGCGAGTGCTTCGGGTTCCTGGGGCCGAACGGGGCGGGGAAAACGACGGTCATGCGCATCATCCACTGCTTTCTGCCGCCCACGTCGGGAGAGGTGCGGGTCTTCGGCAGGGAGGTGACCGAAGAGCCGAGCGCGATCAAGGCCTGCATCGGCGTGATGCCGCAGGACAACAACCTCGACCCCGATCTGACGGTCTTCGAGAACCTGATCGTCTATGCGCGGTATTTCGATATCCCGAAGCGGGATTCGGTACCCCTCGCCGGGGAGCTCCTCGACTTTGTCGAGCTGCGGGAAAAGGCGAAGGCGAAGATCGAGAGCCTTTCGGGCGGCATGAAGCACCGCCTCCTGCTGGCGCGGGCGCTCATCAATACGCCGGAGCTCCTCATCCTCGACGAGCCGACGACCGGGCTCGACCCCCACAGCCGCCATGCCGTATGGAACAAGCTGAACCAGCTGAAGGAGAAGGGGACCACCCTGATTCTCACGACCCACTACATGGAAGAGGCGGAGCAGATCTGCGACCGCGTGGCGATCATGGACCTGGGGAAGATCGTCACGATCGATTCGCCGGCCCGGCTCATGGAGACGCACGGCGGCAATCTCGAAGACGTCTACCTGAAGCTCACCGGGAAGCGCCTCGCCACCGATATCTACCGGGGCGCCTCATGA
- a CDS encoding sigma-54 dependent transcriptional regulator: MPESLPMRKILIVDDEKRVRLAFSENLKSSGFATLEAADGSEALDIFGKERPDTVLLDYKMPGANGIEVLQELKKLDPDVPVIMVTAHGDIPIAVEAIKLGAYDFITKPPDFERLSLTLRRAIDKYELEKKLKNMHAVVDTSLEWLLGKSPAIKPIIKQISQVARSDFSLIIQGETGTGKSFIARALHNLSKRADRPFIAVDMGSIPETLVESELFGYEKGAFTGAEKKKKGFFELAQGGTLLIDELQNMSAYVQSKLLRAVEEKRIYPLGSTQPVAIDVRIISATNTDIRQAVKDRTFREDLFYRLSEFMITIPPLRERGDDIPFLAQKFFSEAVEELSKQVREIDDGAAALLKQYAWPGNIRELKNVMRRAVLIADDSAVKPEHIEFLIKSAEGAAEAASPSMAATQPAPETDPPPASLQDAEKNAIKRALESTGGNKTKAAAILQIDYKTLLRKIKTYGI; encoded by the coding sequence TTGCCGGAATCGCTGCCGATGCGCAAGATACTGATCGTCGATGATGAAAAGAGAGTGCGGCTCGCCTTCAGCGAAAATCTGAAGAGCAGCGGCTTTGCCACGCTCGAGGCTGCCGACGGCAGCGAGGCGCTCGACATCTTCGGGAAAGAGCGGCCCGACACCGTGCTCCTCGACTACAAGATGCCGGGAGCGAACGGCATCGAGGTCCTCCAGGAGCTCAAGAAGCTCGATCCCGATGTGCCGGTCATCATGGTAACCGCCCACGGGGACATCCCCATCGCCGTGGAGGCGATCAAGCTCGGCGCGTACGACTTCATCACCAAACCCCCTGACTTCGAACGGCTCTCCCTCACCCTGAGACGGGCGATCGACAAGTACGAACTCGAGAAGAAGCTGAAGAACATGCATGCCGTTGTCGACACCTCGCTCGAGTGGCTGCTCGGCAAGAGCCCTGCCATAAAACCGATCATCAAACAGATCTCCCAGGTCGCCCGGAGCGACTTCTCGCTCATCATCCAGGGCGAGACGGGTACGGGCAAGTCCTTCATCGCACGGGCCCTGCACAACCTGAGCAAGCGGGCGGACCGGCCGTTCATCGCCGTTGATATGGGGTCGATACCCGAAACCCTCGTCGAGAGCGAGCTCTTCGGGTACGAGAAAGGGGCTTTTACCGGAGCCGAAAAGAAGAAGAAGGGGTTCTTCGAGCTGGCGCAGGGGGGCACCCTTCTCATCGACGAGCTCCAGAACATGTCCGCCTACGTGCAGAGCAAGCTCCTCAGGGCGGTCGAGGAGAAGAGGATCTATCCCCTCGGCAGCACCCAGCCGGTTGCTATCGATGTCCGCATCATCAGCGCCACGAATACCGATATCCGGCAGGCGGTGAAGGACCGCACGTTCAGGGAGGACCTCTTCTACCGGCTGAGCGAGTTCATGATCACCATACCGCCGCTCAGGGAACGGGGCGACGATATCCCCTTCCTGGCGCAGAAGTTCTTCAGCGAGGCGGTCGAAGAGCTGAGCAAGCAGGTGCGGGAGATAGACGACGGCGCTGCCGCGCTCCTGAAGCAGTATGCGTGGCCCGGGAACATCAGGGAGCTGAAGAACGTGATGCGGAGAGCGGTCCTCATCGCGGACGACAGCGCGGTCAAGCCCGAGCACATAGAGTTCCTGATAAAGAGCGCCGAAGGCGCGGCAGAGGCTGCTTCCCCTTCGATGGCGGCAACGCAGCCGGCTCCGGAGACGGATCCTCCTCCCGCCAGCCTCCAGGACGCCGAAAAGAACGCCATAAAGCGGGCGCTCGAGTCTACCGGCGGCAATAAGACGAAGGCTGCCGCCATTCTCCAGATCGACTACAAGACGCTCCTCAGAAAGATCAAAACCTATGGCATTTAG
- a CDS encoding Hpt domain-containing protein — MAGWSDTHRQAFKEEAYELLGELETALLDLEERPDDPDLIGRVFRAMHTIKGSGAMCGFGEVAAFTHEVETVFDLVRNGSVAVSRELIDLTLSSRDLIRAMIDVSNGDGDAAVERSGEIVTGLKRLVPGSAASPGRPLPASRKEDSGAAEGTGGLVTYRIYFSPAPDIFARGVNPLLLLNELRSLGGCNIVAHTETIPMLEEFDPEQCRTAWEVLLTTDKGINAVKDVFIFIADDSKLDIEVVRTPAGVSADGGSIESAFLEQHHARAQREDSRKNESGQKGESSASMRVPSEKLDSLVDLVGELVTVQARLSQFSGMRREPALQVIAEEVERISTSLRDKVMNIRMLPIGSTFTKFKRLVRDLSKELGKEIELTTEGAETELD, encoded by the coding sequence ATGGCAGGGTGGAGCGATACGCACCGGCAGGCATTCAAAGAGGAGGCGTACGAGCTTCTCGGCGAGCTCGAAACCGCGCTCCTCGATCTCGAAGAGCGGCCGGATGATCCGGACCTTATAGGGCGGGTCTTCCGCGCCATGCATACGATCAAGGGGTCGGGCGCCATGTGCGGGTTCGGCGAGGTCGCCGCCTTTACGCACGAGGTGGAGACGGTCTTCGATCTCGTACGCAACGGTTCTGTCGCGGTCTCCCGGGAGTTGATCGACCTGACCCTCTCCTCGCGCGACCTCATACGCGCCATGATCGACGTCTCGAACGGGGATGGTGATGCAGCGGTCGAGAGGTCCGGCGAGATCGTTACCGGCCTGAAGAGACTGGTCCCCGGATCAGCGGCATCTCCTGGAAGACCCTTGCCGGCGTCTCGTAAAGAGGATTCCGGGGCTGCCGAGGGGACCGGGGGATTGGTAACCTATCGCATTTATTTTAGCCCTGCTCCCGACATATTCGCGAGAGGCGTCAATCCCCTGCTGCTGCTCAACGAGCTCCGCTCGCTCGGCGGCTGCAATATCGTCGCGCATACCGAGACCATACCGATGCTCGAGGAATTCGATCCCGAGCAGTGCCGGACTGCCTGGGAAGTGCTTCTGACCACTGATAAGGGTATAAACGCCGTTAAGGATGTCTTCATATTCATCGCGGATGACAGCAAGCTGGATATCGAGGTCGTCCGGACTCCCGCCGGCGTGTCCGCTGACGGTGGCAGCATCGAATCAGCGTTCCTGGAGCAGCATCACGCCAGGGCCCAGAGGGAGGACTCCCGGAAAAATGAGAGCGGCCAGAAAGGGGAGTCTTCGGCGAGCATGCGGGTCCCGTCCGAAAAGCTCGACAGCCTTGTCGACCTCGTCGGCGAGCTCGTCACCGTGCAGGCCCGCCTCAGCCAATTCTCGGGCATGCGGAGAGAGCCTGCCCTGCAGGTCATCGCCGAGGAGGTGGAGCGGATAAGCACCAGCCTGCGGGACAAGGTGATGAACATCCGGATGCTGCCGATCGGCAGCACGTTCACGAAGTTCAAGCGTCTGGTGCGGGATCTTTCGAAGGAGCTGGGCAAGGAGATAGAGCTGACGACCGAGGGGGCAGAGACCGAGCTCGACA
- a CDS encoding ATP-binding protein, whose product MFAPHNLFIIVLLYLVLLFALAYYAERKERSGKSIVNNPYIYSLSLAVYCTSWTFYGSVGKAATSGLSFLTTYLGPTLMAALWLVVLKKVVRIARANRLTTIADFIGARYGKSLSLSALVTVIIVVGIAPYLGLQMKAIIGTFSIISGEGAGSMTAGVVITFILGVFAIIFGARRLDSTERHGGLVFAIAFESLVKLVAFLMVGIFVTYGLFDGFGDIMARVKDSEHSVLLFLGTGTGTEYAEWLALLILSMMAIVFLPRQFQMAVVENYDESHLAKAAWLFPLYLFLINIFVLPIAFGGLLLGGGPKGADYFVLTVPLDNGAKYLSLLAFIGGFSAATGMVIVEAIALSTMVMNSIITPALINFHEAPRFPKVILNIKRLVILGIVFLGYSFTSSVGEYYSLVDMGLRSFEAITLFAPSFFLGLYWKRGNKKGAIAGLLAGFAVWFYTLIVPTLIEADIIKNIGLVARLTGSEWFNPHSLLGITSLGKWGNALFWSMLINVLLFVGFSVFTKQSKEEEIQALIFVESYEQVRDLGRGSSYSVRDIEQVLIQCLGRSEAREAIERFLARKRKKRDELNRRDILELRNEAEKVLGGAIGSSMAALIFENKLVLTEQERSELSESIKTITENLRFSRRELTEANRELSHLKEFSENIIESAPIGIATVDALLKVNYWNREMEAITGIDKSEAFNRSIVLLLPWMPGSVLLQSDQSEAVFQTPGHKTLKVNLSPFKDPSGGYVVVLEDITEKRKMEEQLLQASKLASIGKLTAGISHEIGNPLASISSLVQELRSIDMKTQEDLRFTGDSLRTINSNIERIANIVRSLGDFARVSSTEKVPSAVADILDRTVNLVKYDKRFKAVRFSTEIGDPLPPLTVNPDQIQQVLLNLLLNALDAMPAGGALTVSMKNAGNYAEIAVSDTGAGIDDAVMGRIFDPFFTTKPLGKGTGLGLSICYGIIKEHNGSITVRSRKGEGTTFVIKLPVE is encoded by the coding sequence GTGTTTGCGCCACATAACCTTTTCATTATCGTTCTCCTGTACCTGGTGCTCCTCTTTGCGCTCGCCTACTATGCGGAGCGCAAGGAGCGGTCGGGTAAGAGCATTGTCAATAACCCCTACATCTACTCTCTTTCCCTCGCCGTTTATTGTACGTCCTGGACCTTCTACGGCAGCGTCGGCAAAGCGGCTACCTCGGGTCTCTCCTTTCTCACTACGTACCTGGGCCCCACGCTCATGGCCGCGCTTTGGCTCGTGGTGCTGAAGAAGGTCGTGAGGATCGCGCGGGCCAACCGGCTGACGACGATCGCGGACTTCATCGGCGCCCGGTACGGCAAGTCGCTCTCGCTCTCGGCGCTCGTCACGGTCATCATCGTCGTCGGCATAGCCCCTTACCTGGGCCTCCAGATGAAGGCGATCATCGGCACCTTCTCGATCATCTCGGGGGAGGGGGCCGGCAGCATGACGGCAGGGGTCGTCATCACCTTCATTCTCGGGGTCTTCGCCATCATATTCGGCGCACGGCGGCTCGATTCGACCGAGCGCCACGGCGGGCTCGTCTTCGCCATTGCCTTCGAGTCGCTGGTAAAGCTCGTCGCCTTCCTCATGGTCGGCATCTTCGTCACCTACGGCCTCTTCGACGGGTTCGGCGATATCATGGCCAGGGTCAAGGACTCGGAGCATTCGGTGCTCCTCTTCCTCGGCACCGGCACCGGGACCGAGTACGCGGAGTGGCTCGCGCTCCTCATCCTCTCGATGATGGCGATCGTCTTTCTGCCCCGGCAGTTCCAGATGGCGGTCGTCGAGAACTACGACGAATCCCACCTCGCCAAGGCAGCCTGGCTCTTCCCGCTCTACCTCTTCCTGATCAATATCTTCGTGCTGCCCATCGCCTTCGGCGGCCTCCTGCTGGGCGGCGGCCCGAAGGGCGCGGACTACTTCGTGCTTACCGTTCCCCTGGACAACGGGGCGAAGTATCTCTCGCTCCTCGCCTTCATCGGAGGTTTTTCGGCGGCGACCGGGATGGTGATCGTCGAGGCGATCGCCCTGAGCACCATGGTGATGAACAGCATCATCACGCCCGCCCTGATCAATTTCCACGAGGCGCCCCGATTCCCCAAGGTCATCCTGAACATCAAGCGGCTCGTTATCCTCGGCATCGTGTTCCTGGGATACTCCTTTACCTCTTCGGTGGGCGAGTACTACAGCCTCGTCGATATGGGGCTCCGCTCGTTCGAGGCGATTACCCTCTTCGCGCCCTCCTTCTTCCTGGGGCTCTACTGGAAGAGGGGGAACAAGAAAGGGGCGATTGCAGGGCTCCTCGCGGGGTTTGCCGTCTGGTTCTACACGCTCATCGTGCCGACGCTCATCGAGGCGGATATCATCAAGAATATCGGCCTGGTGGCGCGGCTGACCGGCTCGGAGTGGTTCAATCCCCACAGCCTGCTCGGCATCACCAGCCTCGGCAAGTGGGGCAATGCGCTCTTCTGGAGCATGCTCATCAACGTCCTTCTCTTCGTCGGCTTCTCGGTCTTTACCAAGCAGTCCAAAGAGGAAGAGATACAGGCGCTGATCTTCGTCGAGTCCTACGAGCAGGTGCGGGACCTCGGCCGCGGCAGCTCCTATTCGGTCAGGGACATCGAGCAGGTGCTGATCCAGTGCCTCGGAAGGAGCGAGGCGCGGGAGGCGATCGAGCGGTTTCTCGCCCGGAAGCGCAAGAAGCGGGACGAGCTGAACCGCCGGGATATCCTCGAGCTGCGGAACGAGGCGGAGAAGGTCCTCGGCGGCGCCATCGGCTCATCGATGGCAGCGCTCATCTTCGAGAACAAGCTGGTCCTCACCGAGCAGGAGCGGAGCGAGCTCTCGGAGTCGATCAAGACGATTACCGAAAACCTCCGCTTCTCCCGCCGGGAGCTGACCGAGGCGAACCGGGAGCTCTCGCACCTCAAGGAGTTCAGCGAGAACATCATCGAGAGCGCGCCCATCGGCATCGCCACGGTCGACGCGCTCCTGAAGGTCAATTACTGGAACCGCGAAATGGAGGCGATAACCGGCATCGACAAGAGCGAGGCATTCAACAGGTCTATCGTCCTCCTGCTGCCGTGGATGCCGGGGAGCGTCCTCCTGCAGAGCGACCAGAGCGAGGCGGTCTTCCAGACGCCCGGCCACAAGACCCTGAAGGTGAACCTCAGCCCTTTCAAAGACCCCTCGGGCGGATACGTCGTGGTCCTGGAGGACATTACCGAGAAGAGGAAGATGGAAGAGCAGCTCCTCCAGGCATCGAAGCTGGCGAGCATCGGCAAGCTCACGGCAGGCATATCCCACGAGATCGGCAACCCGCTCGCCTCCATCTCCTCGCTCGTCCAGGAGCTCCGGAGCATCGATATGAAGACGCAGGAGGACCTCCGGTTTACCGGCGATTCGCTCAGGACGATCAACAGCAACATCGAGCGCATAGCGAATATCGTCAGGAGCCTGGGGGACTTTGCCCGCGTCTCCTCGACCGAGAAGGTGCCCTCAGCCGTCGCCGATATCCTCGATCGTACGGTCAACCTGGTCAAGTACGACAAACGGTTCAAAGCAGTACGCTTCTCGACGGAGATCGGCGATCCGCTCCCCCCCCTTACCGTCAATCCCGACCAGATACAGCAGGTGCTGCTGAACCTCCTGCTGAACGCGCTCGATGCCATGCCCGCGGGCGGCGCGCTTACCGTCTCCATGAAGAATGCGGGAAATTATGCGGAGATCGCCGTCAGCGACACCGGCGCCGGTATCGACGATGCGGTGATGGGCCGGATCTTCGATCCTTTCTTCACCACCAAGCCGCTCGGCAAGGGAACCGGACTAGGACTGAGCATATGCTATGGTATAATCAAGGAGCACAACGGCAGCATAACGGTCAGGAGCAGGAAGGGAGAGGGCACGACGTTCGTGATCAAGCTCCCCGTGGAGTGA